GTGGCTCACCGTGGTAAATTAGATGATTTAGAAAACGGTAGACCCTTCGGACAACGTTTTAAGAACTGGGAAACATTGGAGTTTGATGTGCCCGATGTTGATCGCCTCAATGAAGTGGTCATTAAAAATACCTCTAACGGTTTAGAAGACGATTGGATTGGGCTAGATTGGATGGAACTGGTACTATTTCGCAATGACGATGACGATTGTGACGATCACGATAAGGATAATTGTTAAGACCACAAGTAAGAGGTGCTACTTTGCACCTCTTACGCATTTACAAAGGGCATTAGATATGCAAGGCAATAAACTTCGTTTTAACTTGACAAAAGGCTTTTCAGATTATACACTTATATACATAAGTATATAACCATATCACTGTAGTAGACAAATAACGTTAAGATGGTGATGAATTTGAGCCAACTGCTGGATAACAACAAACCAATTTACATGCAGGTGCGTGAAAAAATTGAAGATCAAATTGTCAATAACCAATTAAAGGAGGGCGATCAAGCCCCTTCCACCAATCAACTTGTCAATTTTTATAAAATTAACCATGCCACCGTATCAAAGGGTGTAAATCAGTTGGTGGAAGAGGGAATTCTGTATAAAAAGCGTGGCCTAGGTATGTTTGTGGCCAAGGGTGCCAAGGATAAACTGATCCAGAAAAGAAAGGATGCCTTTGTAGACCAATATATTGTTGGGCTAGTGCAAGAGGCAGATAAACTAGGTATTTCAGTAAATGAAATAGTTGAATTGATAAATAGGGTAAAGGGGTGTGAATAATAATGGCCTTCGATGTTGAAATAAATAACCTTTCATTGCAGTATGGCCACCAGGAAGCTTTAAAAAATATTTCCTTTAAACTGGAAAGCGGAAAAATATATGGGTTACTAGGTAGAAATGGGGCCGGAAAGACTTCCCTCTTAATCTATAATCGCTTCCTTTCGTGAACAAACAGGCGGTACCATCAAAATTGGCGGCGAAGCCCCCTTTGAAAATGCTAAAGTCATGCCAAATGTGATTTTTGTTTACCAAAAGGATTACAAAGAGGAATCAGAAAACGTTATGTCCATGCTTAAAGATGTTGAACGGTATCGGCCGCATTTCGATATGCAATATGCAAAACAGCTAGTAAAAAAATTTAACCTGCCACCGGACAAAGCTGTCAAAAAATTATCCAAAGGTATGCAATCTGCTCTCAATGTCACCATCGGATTAGCCAGCCGTACCCCCATCACAATCTTTGATGAGGCTTACCTGGGCATGGACGCACCAACCCGTGACATCTTTTATCAAGAATTATTGGCAGATCACCAAAGGCATCCCAGAACGATTATTTTATCGACCCATCTGGTCTCTGAAATGGATTATTTGTTTGATGAAGTCATTATCATCGATCACGGTGTCCTGCTAGTTAAAGAAGATTACGAAACCCTTGTCACCAGAGGCGCCTCAATTACTGGATCGGTTGAAGAAGTGGATCAATTTGTCCGGGGGATGAAACAATTAAATGTTCAGCAATTGGGAAATACCAAATCCATCATGGTTTATGGTGACTTATCTGATGAAGATAGAAAACGAGCAGCGCAAAGGGGACTGGAAATCGGCCCAATTTCCCTACAGGATTTATTTATTCATTTAACAAGGGTGGATGATTAATTATGAAACAAAAAACTAATTATTCTAGAATTGCCATTGATTCCTTTGTGGTGCAATCTAAATGGGCACTGACCGCTCTGGGTATTATTATTACTATTTATACCATTAGGCTGTGGGTGGCAAACATTAGCGGCAACCAGTTGGGGGACTTTTTCACAAGTTACTATCATGCCGCAAATATTTATATGTTGGTCATCGGGATTATCACAGCCAGTGGACTAATGCCTTTTTTCATCAGCAATGGTTTTACCAGAAAAGATTTCTTTAAAGGTGGTGCACTTGCCGCCCTGGGAGTTTCTATCGCCATTGCGATTCTATTTGGTATAATCACTGGTTTGGAACACACCCTTGGCAATGTCGTCAATCTACCCCTTGAAATAGACCAAAGCTCCGGCATTGGTTTTGCAGAAAAAGCCACCGACAATGTCCTCGCCAGTCTGATATTAATGATCATTGATGTGCCTTTTATGGCATTAAGTAGTGGCAATTGGTCATTACCGTTACTCATTTTTTGCTTAAATTTGATTACCTATTATGTACTTGGGTGGATGATTGGTGCAGCCTTTTATCGAAATAACGGTTTAGGTATTGGAGTTATTATGCTATCTGTGGTGTTTTTAATTATTAGAGATTTATTATGGGGGCGGGAGCCAGGAGGATTATTGGCAACATTAATCCCTTTTTCCGCCATAGATTTACCACTTTTGACCTCGGTGGTGGGAACTATCACAATAATAGGCTTAATTTTATGTATCATTCGCTTAATTACCAGTAGAATGGCCATTAAAATATAGCATGCTGCAAAGGTATCTATGTATAAGCTAACCCTTTAATGCCTATTAAATTAGTATTAAATTAGTAATGCCCCTAGGTGAATACACCCTGGGGCATTATTGTGCCATAACTCATCATCACACGATATATCACACCAGGTTTAATAATTGTTCCACTCCTTTCTTTAAAATAGCAATAACATCGGCCCAACCATAACCCAGTTACTGTGGTATATCTTTACTTTTTTTAACTACCCACAAATGATTGCAATCTTGGCAATGCCAACTGGTTTTCCGAATAAACATCATTACCACCGCTGCAACAATGGAGATCGGCACCATCGGCCATAGGGACGGGAAAAACATACTTAGCCAGATAAAACATAAAGAACAGCCTAACAACCCCAGCACCATCATCCACTTGCTCTCCTTTTTTACATTATTGGAGCCACAGCGCGGGCAAGGGGACAATTTGTCCATACTAGCCCTCCTATCGTAACTTTTTAGTTAATTATATCACATATACCGACTGCCTTTTCATGTTGTAATATAAATCTATTGCGTTGGTTAAGATTGCGATAAATCTGTAGGGGCGTACCGAATATCTGGGTTCTCTTGCAACAACAGATCGATAAACTCTTGCTGACGTACCGGTGAAATTAGCACCATGTCGTAATGCTTACCATAAATTATTTCCAGCCGATCCATTGATAAAGCCGGTGCCGATATAGGATTTTTAGTTTTATTAATCTTGCTGATCTCCTTTATGGGCACTCTTTTTTTAATTGGCCCGTATTTCACTACAATGTCACCATCAGCCACCTGGTAACCGGTGGTATACCAAAACCACAGCATAAAAACTGCTATCGGTAGCATTATCAACAGGGCTACATACTCACCCCCCACTATTGGCGGCACAATACAAAGGATAATTGTGCCCCAAATAATTAAAGACAGCCATAAATCCTTTTTAGATGGGAAAAACATGGGCAACCTCCTGTCTCATATCGCAAAAATTCCTGGTTTTTAAGTAGGGAATAGTTAGTATTTGTCTAATATTATATAGTATTCTGCTATTAAGGCAAAAAGGTAAAAAATAGGCACTGCATAAGGGATTACTGTTGGTTTTGCCCGCACCAAACAACAAAAATTAGTAGAAATTGTGACTAAGGTAAAGGATAATACAGTGAAGGAAGTTGGATAACAAACATTACACAGCGAAGGTTGGAACAAAGAACAATGAATAAACCAAGCGTAATTTTTTTTGATATAGACGGCACTCTGCTTAACCATGATAAAAAACTGCCCGCCACAACCGAAACAGCAATTTATAAACTTAAGGAGCAGGGACATCAAGTGGCCATTGCAACGGGACGGGCCCCTTTTATGTTTGAGGATTTGCGCCAGCAATTGGCCATTAATACCTTTGTCAGTTATAACGGCCAATACGTGGTGTTAAATGGTGAAGTGGTATATAAAAATCCACTGCCAATCCCCTCCCTGGAAAAATTAACAGAAGTAGCCTTGGGCAACGGTCATCCGGTGGTCTTTATGGATCACCAGGATATGAAAGCCAATGTTCCAGAACATACCTACATTAGGGAAAGTTTTGACACCTTAAAAATCAACCGTTTCCCCAGCTATGATCCTAATTATTACCAAGGGCGCCCCCTATATCAAGCGCTACTCTTTTGTGCTGAGGGGGAAGAGAAACAATACCAGCGGCAATTTACCGATTTTAATTTTGTAAGATGGCATCCGGTTTCGGTGGACATTTTGCCCAAGGGCGGTTCTAAAGCCAGAGGGATAAAAATGATTGTTGAAAAGCTAGGTTTTCCTGCAGAACGGCAATATGCCTTTGGTGATGGGCCCAATGATTTAGAGATGCTTTCCGCTATAAAAAATAGCGTGGCCATGGGCAATGCAGATGAAAGGATAAAGTCGGTGGCAAAATATGTAACCAAATCCGTTGAAGACAATGGAATTGTTCATGGCCTGCAAATGGTCGGTCTATTATAAAAGCAATTTTAGAAGACAAGGGGACAGGTCCCTTGTCTTCTTCACTTTCTGAAACTTTTTCACCGACCCCCGGCGTCTAAACAGTGTATAAACAAGATACGTATCTTGATCAAAGGAGCTTCGTTAATGAATATAAATAGCTTGGAGCAACAAATTGCAGATTACGTGATCAAACATAAAGAACGCCATTATCGGCTGGCCTTTAGTTATGTAAAAAATGTTGATGACGCTTTAGATATTGTGCAGGAATCCATTTATAAAGCCCTGGCGTCCAAGGATACCTTGAAGGAAACCAGCTATTTAAAAACTTGGTTTTACCGCATAATTGTCAACACAGCTTTAGATTTTCTGCGGAAACAAAAACGGATTGGTATTATGGACGAAGATGTACTTACCAGCCTAAATGGTGGAACGGTAGATCAATATCAAGATATTGATCTGCAAAGGGCTTTAGATGGGTTGCCTGCCCAGTATCGTATCGTTGTAATATTAAGGTACTTTGAAGATTTAAAGCTAGAAGAAATTGCCGAAATTTTAGGTGAAAATGTCAACACCATTAAAACCCGTTTGTATAGATCACTTAAAAAGTTACGCATCCAAATGAATGATGAAATTAAGGAGGATTTAGCATGAAAGATAAAAAACTAGACCAACTGAAAAAAGAGTATCAGAATATTCCCATCCCCCCCGAACTGGACTTTGTAGTTAAAAAAGCATTAAGGGATGGCGGTACTACAAAGGGCAATCGGTTGAAAAGAATTAACAAAGTAGTTGCCTCAGTGGTGGCCTCGGTGGTACTACTGATGGCAGCAGTTAATGTTAGCCCTGCGGTGGCCACCACAGCAGCAGAAGTACCTGTTGTTGGTAGCATCATCAAGGTACTAACATTTAGAAATTACACCTTCAATGAAGACAAATTTCACGCAGATATTAACGTGCCCAAAATAGAAGGCCTTGACAATAAAGCGTTGGAAAATAGCTTAAACGAAAAGTACCTGAAGGAAAACGAACAATTATATAAACAATTTATGACCGAGATGAAAGAGCTAAAGCAGCAGGGCGGCGGTTATTCAGCGGTGAACAGTGGATACCAAGTTAAAACCGATAATGAGCGCATCCTTTCTGTGGCGCGTTATGTGGTGGTCACCAAGGCATCAGCAACAGAAACCGTTAAATATGACACCATAGATAAGCAAAAGCAAGTTTTAATAACTTTACCCAGCTTGTTTAAAGACGATAGCTATATAGATATTATTAGCCAAAACATTAAGGAACAAATGCAAACACAAATGCAGACCGATGAAGGAAAAATTTACTGGATTAATGTCCCCGGTGAGGAATTGCTGGTGGAACCCTTTGAAACCATATCTCCAGAACAGAATTTCTATATCAACCCAGAGGGTAAACTGGTAGTAGCCTTTGATGAGTACCAGGTGGCTCCAGGCTATATGGGTACACCGGAATTTATCATCCCCACTGAGGTAATAGCAGATATTTTAGTTGGGGATCAGTACATTAAATAAATAAAAGACAAGAAGACAAGGGACCTGTCCCCTTGTCTTCTCTTTGTATGGGACACAGAGACAGGTTCAGTATCTCAAAAATTTAATGCACTTTAGATGGTAAATGTGTACAATAGAAATTAACCCG
The DNA window shown above is from Peptococcaceae bacterium 1198_IL3148 and carries:
- a CDS encoding GntR family transcriptional regulator, translated to MSQLLDNNKPIYMQVREKIEDQIVNNQLKEGDQAPSTNQLVNFYKINHATVSKGVNQLVEEGILYKKRGLGMFVAKGAKDKLIQKRKDAFVDQYIVGLVQEADKLGISVNEIVELINRVKGCE
- a CDS encoding ATP-binding cassette domain-containing protein, whose amino-acid sequence is MAFDVEINNLSLQYGHQEALKNISFKLESGKIYGLLGRNGAGKTSLLIYNRFLS
- a CDS encoding ABC transporter ATP-binding protein codes for the protein MPNVIFVYQKDYKEESENVMSMLKDVERYRPHFDMQYAKQLVKKFNLPPDKAVKKLSKGMQSALNVTIGLASRTPITIFDEAYLGMDAPTRDIFYQELLADHQRHPRTIILSTHLVSEMDYLFDEVIIIDHGVLLVKEDYETLVTRGASITGSVEEVDQFVRGMKQLNVQQLGNTKSIMVYGDLSDEDRKRAAQRGLEIGPISLQDLFIHLTRVDD
- a CDS encoding PH domain-containing protein, with amino-acid sequence MFFPSKKDLWLSLIIWGTIILCIVPPIVGGEYVALLIMLPIAVFMLWFWYTTGYQVADGDIVVKYGPIKKRVPIKEISKINKTKNPISAPALSMDRLEIIYGKHYDMVLISPVRQQEFIDLLLQENPDIRYAPTDLSQS
- a CDS encoding Cof-type HAD-IIB family hydrolase gives rise to the protein MNKPSVIFFDIDGTLLNHDKKLPATTETAIYKLKEQGHQVAIATGRAPFMFEDLRQQLAINTFVSYNGQYVVLNGEVVYKNPLPIPSLEKLTEVALGNGHPVVFMDHQDMKANVPEHTYIRESFDTLKINRFPSYDPNYYQGRPLYQALLFCAEGEEKQYQRQFTDFNFVRWHPVSVDILPKGGSKARGIKMIVEKLGFPAERQYAFGDGPNDLEMLSAIKNSVAMGNADERIKSVAKYVTKSVEDNGIVHGLQMVGLL
- a CDS encoding RNA polymerase sigma factor encodes the protein MNINSLEQQIADYVIKHKERHYRLAFSYVKNVDDALDIVQESIYKALASKDTLKETSYLKTWFYRIIVNTALDFLRKQKRIGIMDEDVLTSLNGGTVDQYQDIDLQRALDGLPAQYRIVVILRYFEDLKLEEIAEILGENVNTIKTRLYRSLKKLRIQMNDEIKEDLA
- a CDS encoding DUF3298 domain-containing protein produces the protein MKDKKLDQLKKEYQNIPIPPELDFVVKKALRDGGTTKGNRLKRINKVVASVVASVVLLMAAVNVSPAVATTAAEVPVVGSIIKVLTFRNYTFNEDKFHADINVPKIEGLDNKALENSLNEKYLKENEQLYKQFMTEMKELKQQGGGYSAVNSGYQVKTDNERILSVARYVVVTKASATETVKYDTIDKQKQVLITLPSLFKDDSYIDIISQNIKEQMQTQMQTDEGKIYWINVPGEELLVEPFETISPEQNFYINPEGKLVVAFDEYQVAPGYMGTPEFIIPTEVIADILVGDQYIK